In Mercurialis annua linkage group LG6, ddMerAnnu1.2, whole genome shotgun sequence, the following are encoded in one genomic region:
- the LOC126654089 gene encoding protein DEHYDRATION-INDUCED 19 homolog 5-like, with protein MEDDSWSFAFSNTSSRSYQSALRSLSDLCIDLEEVDGDGNNNNYYYEEDEGEDDVRTEYPCPFCSEDFDLVDLCSHIDDDHPFEANPGICPVCATRVGTNMVRHITIHHGIIYKRLQKLKFQKDESYSTLSRLKKELQDGYFQSLLDVPSQLASSSKTEPDPLLSFLYNGTPADKAKSMQPDCLTNVSSEEKTSDAKIVERDVQQPPLTDKEQLEKGRRSQFVQGLMLSTIFDDDL; from the exons ATGGAAGACGATTCATGGAGCTTTGCTTTTTCGAATACTTCATCGAGAAGCTACCAGTCAGCTCTTAGATCTCTTTCTG ATCTTTGTATTGATTTAGAAGAGGTGGATGGAGATggtaacaataataattattattatgagGAAGATGAGGGTGAGGATGATGTACGGACGGAGTATCCGTGTCCGTTTTGCAGTGAGGATTTTGATTTAGTTGATTTGTGTTCTCATATTGATGATGACCATCCTTTTGAAGCTAACCCTGGG ATATGTCCTGTATGCGCGACAAGAGTGGGGACGAATATGGTTCGACATATAACTATCCATCATGGGATCATTTACAAG AGGTTGCAAAAGTTAAAGTTTCAGAAAGACGAGTCTTACTCAACTCTTTCCCGTCTAAAGAAGGAATTACAAGATGGATATTTCCAATCCCTACTCGATGTGCCATCGCAATTGGCATCATCATCGAAGACGGAACCTGATCCTTTGCTGTCATTCCTTTACAATGGAACTCCCGCTGATAAAGCTAAAAGCATGCAGCCTGATTGTTTAACCAATGTATCTTCAGAAGAGAAAACCTCTGATGCAAAAATCGTAGAAAG AGATGTTCAGCAACCTCCTTTGACAGACAAGGAACAACTGGAGAAGGGCAGAAGAAGCCAATTTGTACAGGGGCTAATGTTGTCTACTATCTTTGACGATGACTTGTGA
- the LOC126654102 gene encoding L10-interacting MYB domain-containing protein has product MGVRARNGNDRLRTIWTPEMDKYFIGLLLEQVSKGNKFDDHLFSKRAWKSMTLLFNSKFKFQYEKDVLKNRHKTLRNLYKAVKKLLDQNGFSWDENRLMITADNNVWDEYVKMHPDARAFRIKTIPHYKDLCLIYGDSNIDEKADSEAAGAGATQDKSAGEEDMDSFQGIIVDEGFEISMSNVAVDDSVSKDLMDVTGSTATNRSRTCWQPPMDRFFVDLMVEHMRKGNQIDGVFRKQAWIDMITVFNAKFGFNYNVDVLKNRYKTLRRQHNVIKNLLELPGFAWDDTRQMVTADDFVWQDYIKTHTDARQFMTRPVPYYNELCMIFSDQTFDGNDCFSSQCLELQNDFQDVKFPRASQGSLSPPASVSSEEEIGDLLESLDAATETALFYEKKKRQSKNPLCSVHPKKLRGKQDRMAGAPHEMVTGVSSLLEKRKDENTDSISIENVVKAVQAVPDMDEELILDACDFLEDEMKAKTFMALDIKLRKKWLLRKLRPQL; this is encoded by the exons ATGGGTGTCAGAGCCAGAAATGGAAATGATCGTTTGAGGACAATTTGGACACCTGAAatggataaatattttataggtCTTCTGTTAGAACAAGTGAGTAAAGGGAATAAATTTGATGATCATTTATTTAGCAAAAGAGCTTGGAAGAGTATGACTTTGTTGTTCAATTCAAAGTTTAAATTTCAATACGAAAAAGATGTTCTCAAAAATCGGCATAAGACGCTGCGGAATTTGTACAAGGCGGTCAAGAAGCTCCTTGATCAGAATGGATTTAGCTGGGATGAAAATCGACTAATGATCACGGCTGATAATAATGTTTGGGATGAATATGTCAAG ATGCATCCGGATGCTCGTGCATTTAGGATAAAAACTATCCCGCATTATAAAGATTTGTGCTTGATATACGGAGATTCGAACATTGATGAAAAAG CTGACAGTGAAGCAGCCGGAGCCGGAGCCACTCAGGATAAGAGTGCCGGTGAGGAAGATATGGATAGCTTTCAAGGAATCATAGTTGATGAAGGATTTGAAATCTCTATGTCAAATGTGGCAGTTGATGATTCCGTATCGAAAGACTTAATGGATGTAACTGGAAGCACAGCAACTAACCGTAGTAGAACGTGTTGGCAACCGCCAATGGACCGCTTTTTTGTTGATCTTATGGTGGAGCATATGCGGAAAGGGAATCAGATTGATGGTGTTTTCCGGAAACAGGCGTGGATTGATATGATTACAGTTTTTAATGCTAAATTTGGCTTTAATTATAATGTGGATGTTCTGAAAAATCGCTACAAGACTCTGAGAAGACAacataatgttataaaaaaccTTCTTGAATTGCCTGGATTTGCTTGGGACGATACTCGTCAAATGGTGACTGCTGATGACTTTGTCTGGCAAGACTATATCAAG ACACATACGGATGCGCGGCAGTTCATGACGCGACCTGTCCCCTACTACAATGAGTTATGCATGATATTCAGCGATCAAACCTTCGACGGAAACGACTGTTTCTCATCGCAATGCTTGGAGTTACAAAATGATTTCCAAGATGTTAAGTTTCCGAGGGCTTCACAAGGTTCTCTATCTCCACCTGCATCCGTCTCAAGTGAAGAGGAAATTGGTGATCTGTTGGAGTCTCTAGATGCTGCTACAGAAACTGCTCTATTTTATGAGAAAAAGAAACGCCAATCAAAGAATCCCTTATGTTCAGTTCATCCTAAGAAGCTACGAGGCAAACAGGACAGAATGGCTGGTGCTCCTCACGAGATGGTGACTGGAGTGTCGTCTTTGTTGGAGAAAAGGAAGGATGAGAATACGGATTCTATTTCGATCGAAAATGTAGTTAAAGCCGTTCAGGCTGTACCTGACATGGATGAAGAGCTTATACTAGACGCTTGCGACTTCTTAGAAGACGAAATGAAAGCAAAAACATTTATGGCTTTAGATATTAAACTGCGGAAGAAATGGTTGCTGAGAAAGCTTCGGCCGCAACTATAG
- the LOC126686222 gene encoding uncharacterized protein LOC126686222: MHKQLHRALNNQIHSPDPDHHSSTFYISNSPSLSNSFSNLDRIIESLTPTVPAHCFNECLAEIRPYFCLGDLWESFKEWSVYGVRVPLLLSGNNTVKQYYVPSLSGIQLYVQPNRLRKHGTRDSDVESSRQANSACSSDREAEKLDEGGFQRHSLKDQSHHICSSGETENSSSQGLLVYEYLEQEQPHHRKPLFDKISTLVSKFPDIECYKSCDLLPASWFCVAWYPIYRIPMGPTLQNLDASFLTFHSLSTRSKNQVQFDMLNGRRAYNKVASNISLPVLGLASYKLRGSILTSGRTNECQHENLLLQAADNLLQRLDVNLPDFQFFTSHTSKS; this comes from the exons ATGCATAAACAGCTTCACCGAGCCTTGAACAACCAAATCCACTCACCTGACCCCGACCACCATTCGTCCACATTCTATATTTCCAACTCGCCCTCGCTTTCTAACTCTTTCAGTAATTTAGATCGTATTATTGAATCGCTTACTCCTACTGTTCCGGCTCACTGCTTCAACGAG TGCCTGGCTGAAATACGGCCGTACTTTTGTCTGGGTGATCTTTGGGAATCATTTAAAGAATGGAGTGTGTATGGAGTAAGAGTTCCTCTTTTATTAAGTGGGAATAACACCGTTAAACAGTACTATGTTCCATCCTTGTCAGGCATTCAATTGTATGTACAACCAAATCGATTGAG GAAGCATGGTACTAGAGATAGTGATGTTGAATCCTCGCGGCAGGCAAATAGTGCTTGTAGCAGTGATCGCGAAGCAGAAAAGCTGGATGAAGGTGGATTTCAGAGACATAGCTTAAAAGATCAATCTCATCATATTTGTTCTAGTGGTGAAACTGAGAATTCCAGTTCACAAGGGCTGCTTGTTTATGAATATTTGGAACAGGAGCAGCCTCATCATCGAAAACCTTTATTTGATAAG aTTTCAACGCTTGTGTCAAAATTTCCAGATATTGAATGCTACAAGAGCTGTGATTTATTGCCTGCGAGTTGGTTTTGTGTGGCTTG GTACCCTATATATAGAATACCAATGGGGCCAACTCTACAAAATCTGGATGCATCTTTTCTGACATTCCATTCTTTATCCACTCGAA GTAAGAATCAAGTACAGTTTGATATGTTGAATGGCAGGAGGGCCTATAACAAGGTTGCTTCAAACATATCTTTGCCTGTTCTTGGCCTTGCTTCATATAAGTTGAGAGGCTCCATTTTAACCTCAGGCAGAACCAATGAATGTCAGCACGAAAATTTACTATTGCAGGCTGCTGACAATTTGCTTCAACGATTGGATGTTAATCTTcctgattttcaattttttacttCACATACTTCTAAAAGTTAA